Below is a genomic region from Amyelois transitella isolate CPQ chromosome Z, ilAmyTran1.1, whole genome shotgun sequence.
tttattttccaaaaaaaaaatatgtaatacatattacgatgtgtgaaaatttcaagactgtagtgGAAAGGAAAGAGAGGATAAGGTTGACCGAgattagaaagaaaaagtaaacgtacaaacataccaactaatacaaaaatactataataaattCATGTAGAATGTTTCATTTAACTCTAACGACAACGTCAACGATTGATTCTTAAAAACGAAAAGATTGATTGAAGATTGTTCACATTTAACTGATTGAAGGAGAAAGAAAACCAGCAAAAACTCCTAAACCATCAATGTTTAAACCATATTAACTCAACGAATGATTATTCAAATTGGTTCAGTCGTGAAGATCTTTAAAAGACTACAGTTACTTTCGCGCTCACAAGTGTGGAAGTTTGAATTGACCAATCGCCTGGTGAGGCAAATCAAAACGGGTCAAACGTCGATGACACATTCGAGTTTTATTGCCCCAAGTGTTCGCTTCGTGCATGCTATATTATATGCTTGTTTGTCAACCACcattataactattatttttaaaataaattcaaaatacaagGTGCAATAATAACTGCTTTTAATATTGAGCCATTCTGAATATTATCTACAATGAACTCTTAATGAATCAATGAGTGGAACATGATTAATTAAGTATTCATCGCACGCCGCTTCATGAACCAGCTGCAGTGAATATGAAAATAGGTAAAACgtataaattgaaaacataaaaagggattaaaataaacaagcgTGTAGTGTGTGCTGCTAATTTGGGCGGGTTATCGCTAGGGATCGACGAactgatatatttatagatatttataaataatcatacaGTAAAACCACAGGATAGCTTGGACACGAATGAcatgtattttcaagatgCGCGCGCATGGGACGCCGCACCACAGATAAACAAGAACATAAcaagaaagagtttgtataacaTTTCAAACTTCTTTGAACATATATATCATTCCTCCACACTTATTTTAAGAACCTGttgaaaattatgtacattaatcataatacttattagatacatttaaactaaaaataacaactTGTTAAATTAGtagatattaattacaaatacttTCTGTAATCAACCCGTGGAACATTTCGTCTAGGGCGAGTGAGAGTTCCCGGCGGATCTACCACCGTTGCATCGCTACTGACGCCCTGCACTTGCTCAGAACTATGCTCGGCTGAGGAgtcattttgaatttcaatgatTCTCTCACTTTCCTCCTCCTCACAATCTCTGCCAACTTCCCTGTCTCTATTATTTGTTACATGCTGAGGTTGTGAACTCATTTGAGTTTCATCACTTAGAGTTATCGCAGCCGGTTCTTGGGAAGAGACAGCAGTAACAGGACTCGAAAAAGAAACATCATCAAGCAGATGGCCCTCAGCTACTTCATTCTCACCGCCGGTATAATTAAGCAGTTGATCAACATGCCTGATACAATATTCATCTAAactatctataaaaattttgtacattttgttACCTACTTTCTCTTTAATTATTCCTAGTTGCCAAGTTTCCATCCGCGCACTATACCATCGGCACCACACCTTGTCTCCTATACCAAACGATCGCCTACCCGGCACAGGCACTGAGCTGTGCTCTCTTTCCGATGGCAAAATAAGGTCGAGACGAGTGCGAAGTTTACGACCAAACATTAACTTGGCTGGCGTTTCTCCGGTGGTACAATGCACGGCATTTctataattgaataaatatccTAAAAGATGTTCCTGAATTTCGCACAgacttaaattttctttaagtatACATTTTAACATCTTTTTACATGTTCTGACAGAGTTTTCGGCTTGTCCGTTACTAGGAGGGTGGTAAATAGGTGACGTCATATATTTGATACCATTTGCTGAGCAAAATAACCTAAATTCGAGAGAATTTATTTTCGTGTCGTTGTCAGATACTAAGACGTCTGGAATACCAAAAGTAGCAAATAATACTTTAAGCTTAGTAATTAAAGCGGTCGTTGAAGTTCCATTGTGCATATACAAACACTCCAACCATTTGCTATGTGAATCCACAACCACCAAGTATACCCTTTGCCCTATAGTCATATAGTCGATGTGTATGCGCTGCCAcgggcgggcggcggcgggccAGGGCGCGGGCGGGTCGCGCGGCGGGGCTCCGCGCGCCGACACGCACGCCGCACACGCTCCCACCCAGCGCTCGATGTCGCCGTCGATGCCCGGCCACCACATTCTACTACGAGCATTACTTTTACTCTTAGTTATACCTAAGTGGGAATCGTGCAATTCCTGTAACATCTTATTTCTAAGCTTTGAAGGTATCACTATCCTATGTCCTCTCAAAAGACAACCATTTTCAAACTGCAAATCCGATTTACATTGGAAATACGGTAAAACAGACGTACAACTAATTTTTCTGGGCCAACCATActgcaaatattttactacAGTCATTATGGTTTCATCTTGTTGGGTCGCTAGTATGATATCCTTCAAGGCGGTAGCCGGTGACGCCGCGTCCAAAAATTTCAGGGCATAAAGACTGTCGACATCCTTACCTTTTTCGTCGATTGACTTATCCTGTAAAGGAGCgcgtgaaaaaaaatctgctaCTGCATTGTTTTCGCTAGATACATATTGTACTGTATAATTATAAGCCGATAATATAATCGCATACCTTTGCAAACGCAAGGCTGTAGTTATCGGTATACCGGACTTATTGTTAAATATCGATACTAGCGGCCTATGATccgtttttaaaatgaaaggaTCATCACGGCCATAAAGATACTGGTGAAATCGCTTGACGCCAAATATAATGGCGGTCGCCTCTTTTTGAATTTGGCTGTAATTTCGTTCGCTAGCCGCTAGGGATCGCGATGCATATGCCAGGGGCCGCTCGGCGCCGTCAGCAGTCCGCTGAGACAGCACCGCGCCGAGCCCGGCCGGGCCGGCGTCCACGCTCAGCACGAGCTGCGCGGCGGGGTCGAAGTGCGCCAGCACGCGCTCCGAGGCTAGCTCGCGGCGCACGGCCGCCATGCTGCGCCGTTGTCGCTCTCCCCACTCCCACGGAACATCACTTCGCAATAGCTCGTGAAGAGGGTTCAATAATGAAGACGCATTAGGgataaaatttctataataGTTAACTACACCTAAGAACCTCTTTACCTCACTGACGTTAGTCGGGTCTGGCGCGTTTAGAATAGCCTTCACTTTATCGGGACAAGTTTGAAGTCCTTCCTTGCTAATAACATAACCTAAGTATTGTACGCTTTCCTTGAAAAACtcgcatttttctttttgaagtcTTAATCCAGCATCATTCAGCCTACTCAGAACTTCGTGCAGTCTCTTTAAATGAATATCCGAATCTGATCCGGTTATACAAATATCATCTAACCAGACACTTACCCCTTTAATGCCTGAAAGCAACGACTCCATTGACTTCTGAAAAATTGCCGGCGCGTTCGCCAAGCCGTAAACTAAacgagtatatttaaaaagcccTTTATGCGTATTAATTGTAGTGAGATCCTGAGACGATTCctctaataaaaattgattgtAGGCATTTTTTAAGTCAATTTTACTATACCGTTCACCACCTCCAATTTTCGCGAACACTTCCTCTATACGAGGTAACGgatatttatcaataataagATCTTTGTTTAATGTAATTGAAAAATCACCAGCAATCTTGACTTGACCATCGCTTTTTAAAACGGGAACAATAGGTGTAGCGTAGTCAGAATGGTTAACGGGAACAAGAATACCTAACTTGACTAATCTATCAATTTCTTGTTCTACTTTTTCTCTGAGAGCAAAGGGTACACTACgtggtttaaaatatttaggattGGAGTTATCCTTAAGCtgtaatttaactttaaacttattaaacgCACCCAGCTCGTCACGCCACAAGTTCGAAAACTTTGCCAGTAATTGCTCTAACTCATTCTTATTTGTAACAGAGTGTAAGCCGCTCGTTATCACTAAATTAAATGCAGACATAAAATCCCTACCTAATAGAGGAGGACCTCCATTTCTCActacaaaaatctttaattgcttttttgtattactATAGAACACTTCAATAGTAAAATATCCTAAGGGAATTATTTTACTTCCATCATATAGGCACATTCTTAAATAACTCTGGTGCAATTTATaggttgaaaaatatttttcatacaatttcTCGGAAATTACGCTATTACCAGAGCCTGAATCTAATTCCatggaaataattttaccaCCTAAACAAACATCAATCAAAATTGGCTTATCGGTTACATacctcaaattaaaattttgacattcCTCACAATTCAAGGCAATGTTTTCAGGGGCTTGATATTCCATTGTCGAATTGCAATGATGAATCTGATGGTCGGACGATTTTTTAGCCGCTGTACACACTTTCTTCAGATGGCCTTTGACACCACATTTCTGACATTTATAAGTCTTGTAGCGGCATTTCTCACTTGTGTGATTTTTTAATCCGCAAACCAAGCAACGACATGATATATCCGCTACGTcgccgcgcgccgcgccgGGCCGCTGTTGATCGCCTCGGCCGGTTTGAAATTTTGCTCGCAGTATCGGCTCTTCCTTCAATATAGCAGATTCTTCTTTACACATGACTTTCGCCTGCTTAGCACAGGCCGCTTGCTCCGCTAACTCTATAGCCCTCGTCAACGTCAGCGTCGACGCATTTTGCTCAAACAACTTATCGCGTTCCGGGCCGGCGCCCAAGCCGAGGACGAAACGATCCCTCAGATTCGTTTCCAAAGCGGTGCCAAAGTCGCAATAGCTTGCCAGACCTCTCAGTCGCGCCGCCCAGTCTCCTAATTTCTCGCCTGGACTTCTACTAGCTCCGTAAAATTTCGCCTTGTCAACAAATGAGCCTTGTCTTGGTTTAAAATGACTATCGAGTAACTCAATTAATCTTGTGAAACCTAATGTGTCCAATTCCAAGGGATACGCTAAATTACGCAACAAGCGATATGATTCTTCATCAAGATGAGTTAAAAGAATACCGCTTTGGTTTTCTTCCTTAACGCTGTTGATCTTTATAAATTGCGTTAACTTACCCTTGAATATAAGCCATTCGCTTACTTTGTGATCAAAAATCGGTAAGTTCCCTAGGAATGCCATTTTCCTTCAATATTGTGGATAAATTGATCCCATTCGTCGCcaaatgatatatttatagatatttataaataatcatacaGTAAAACCACAGGATAGCTTGGACACGAATGAcatgtattttcaagatgCGCGCGCATGGGACGCCGCACCACAGATAAACAAGAACATAAcaagaaagagtttgtataacaTTTCAAACTTCTTTGAACATATATATCACGAACTCTATCTGATAGCAGTTCGAGGTGAGGACCTTATCAGGTGTCGCAATGCAGACCTAAAGTACGGGCTTGGCGAATTGAGGTGGGCGATCAATATGGGCTGAACGGTGGGTTGCGACACTGCCTATTGTCTAGCGTCCAAAATAGACCTGTctgaaattttgaatatttaaggGCTTACACTAAACGCTGAGCTAACTATGTTGATATTTCCAAACGTGAACTCAGAGATGTGACTTGCGTATAAAATTACACTACAAATTGGGACTATTCAAAATTTCGATACATAGCGTAGTTGATCGAATTCTTATCTTGTCCCAATAGTCTTGTGCTATCAGCCCACTGATAAGTACAAGACTATTGTTATAATACTGACGGTGAACGAACGCATTTCGCATATGATAAAGCATTATTTCATTGCCAATCGCAATAACAACAACAGGCACATCCTGTTACTCAATATTAACAATTTCTTTCTTACTCTCTCTttccggttgcaccctccacttTGACTTTTACTCTCCACTTGGTCCGGGATCCTCGGATTTCAGTCCATTGGCTCGcatattatcttttaattttctttcttactATAGAGactttaaacaaaaatcaaaactttatattt
It encodes:
- the LOC132903998 gene encoding uncharacterized protein K02A2.6-like, producing MAFLGNLPIFDHKVSEWLIFKGKLTQFIKINSVKEENQSGILLTHLDEESYRLLRNLAYPLELDTLGFTRLIELLDSHFKPRQGSFVDKAKFYGASRSPGEKLGDWAARLRGLASYCDFGTALETNLRDRFVLGLGAGPERDKLFEQNASTLTLTRAIELAEQAACAKQAKVMCKEESAILKEEPILRAKFQTGRGDQQRPGAARGDVADISCRCLVCGLKNHTSEKCRYKTYKCQKCGVKGHLKKVCTAAKKSSDHQIHHCNSTMEYQAPENIALNCEECQNFNLRYVTDKPILIDVCLGGKIISMELDSGSGNSVISEKLYEKYFSTYKLHQSYLRMCLYDGSKIIPLGYFTIEVFYSNTKKQLKIFVVRNGGPPLLGRDFMSAFNLVITSGLHSVTNKNELEQLLAKFSNLWRDELGAFNKFKVKLQLKDNSNPKYFKPRSVPFALREKVEQEIDRLVKLGILVPVNHSDYATPIVPVLKSDGQVKIAGDFSITLNKDLIIDKYPLPRIEEVFAKIGGGERYSKIDLKNAYNQFLLEESSQDLTTINTHKGLFKYTRLVYGLANAPAIFQKSMESLLSGIKGVSVWLDDICITGSDSDIHLKRLHEVLSRLNDAGLRLQKEKCEFFKESVQYLGYVISKEGLQTCPDKVKAILNAPDPTNVSEVKRFLGVVNYYRNFIPNASSLLNPLHELLRSDVPWEWGERQRRSMAAVRRELASERVLAHFDPAAQLVLSVDAGPAGLGAVLSQRTADGAERPLAYASRSLAASERNYSQIQKEATAIIFGVKRFHQYLYGRDDPFILKTDHRPLVSIFNNKSGIPITTALRLQRYAIILSAYNYTVQYVSSENNAVADFFSRAPLQDKSIDEKGKDVDSLYALKFLDAASPATALKDIILATQQDETIMTVVKYLQYGWPRKISCTSVLPYFQCKSDLQFENGCLLRGHRIVIPSKLRNKMLQELHDSHLGITKSKSNARSRMWWPGIDGDIERWVGACAACVSARGAPPRDPPAPWPAAARPWQRIHIDYMTIGQRVYLVVVDSHSKWLECLYMHNGTSTTALITKLKVLFATFGIPDVLVSDNDTKINSLEFRLFCSANGIKYMTSPIYHPPSNGQAENSVRTCKKMLKCILKENLSLCEIQEHLLGYLFNYRNAVHCTTGETPAKLMFGRKLRTRLDLILPSEREHSSVPVPGRRSFGIGDKVWCRWYSARMETWQLGIIKEKVGNKMYKIFIDSLDEYCIRHVDQLLNYTGGENEVAEGHLLDDVSFSSPVTAVSSQEPAAITLSDETQMSSQPQHVTNNRDREVGRDCEEEESERIIEIQNDSSAEHSSEQVQGVSSDATVVDPPGTLTRPRRNVPRVDYRKYL